The proteins below come from a single Malus sylvestris chromosome 3, drMalSylv7.2, whole genome shotgun sequence genomic window:
- the LOC126615311 gene encoding splicing factor U2af small subunit B-like encodes MAEHLASIFGTEKDRVNCPFYFKIGACRHGDRCSRLHTKPSVSPTILLSNMYQRPDMITPGVDAEGQPIDPRQMQRHFEEFYEDLFLELSKYGDIESLNVCDNLADHMVGNVCVQFREEEHAANALRNLSGRFYAGRPIIVDYSPVTDFREATCRQYEENTCNRGGYCNFMHLKRIGRELRRELFGSYKRRHSRSRSRSRSPYGHRSYEERSHRSRGHSRRYDDEDRYPESWSRRNKTVSPGRRKGRSRSRSPGRRRRNQSPVREGSEERRAKIEQWNREREQDENASKVNIDRSNINGHAQMEQQNNGREEQQQ; translated from the exons ATGGCGGAGCATTTGGCTTCGATATTCGGGACGGAGAAGGACCGAGTGAACTGCCCTTTCTACTTCAAAATTGGGGCGTGTAGGCACGGCGACCGCTGCTCCAGACTCCACACCAAGCCCAGCGTCAGCCCCACGATCTTGCTCTCCAACATGTACCAGCGACCCGATATGATCACCCCGGGCGTCGACGCCGAGGGCCAGCCCATCGACCCCCGCCAGATGCAGAGGCACTTTGAG GAGTTTTATGAGGATTTATTTCTCGAGTTGAGCAAGTATGGCGACATTGAAAGTCTGAATGTCTGCGACAACCTAGCCGACCACATG GTGGGCAATGTGTGTGTTCAGTTTAGGGAGGAAGAACATGCTGCAAATGCGCTTCGGAACCTGAGTGGAAGATTTTATGCTG GTCGTCCTATCATTGTTGACTATTCACCGGTGACAGACTTCCGTGAAGCCACCTGCAGGCAATATGAGGAGAACACATGCAACCGTGGTGGATACTGCAATTTTATGCACCTGAAAAGGATTGGCAG GGAATTGAGGCGTGAATTATTTGGGAGCTATAAGAGAAGGCATAGCCGCAGTCGAAGCAGGAGTCGCAGCCCTTACGGGCATCGTAGCTATGAAGAGCGCTCTCACCGTAGCCGGGGTCATAGCAGAAGGTATGATGATGAGGATCGCTATCCTGAAAGCTGGAGCCGGAGGAACAAGACTGTAAGCCCTGGTCGAAGGAAAGGACGCAGTAGAAGTAGAAGccctggaagaagaagaagaaaccagAGTCCTGTTAGAGAAGGAAGCGAGGAGAGACGGGCAAAAATTGAGCAGTGGAACAGGGAAAGAGAACAGGATGAAAATGCTAGTAAGGTCAATATTGACCGAAGCAACATTAATGGGCATGCACAAATGGAACAACAGAACAATGGCCGTGAGGAACAGCAACAATAG
- the LOC126615312 gene encoding histone deacetylase HDT1-like, with amino-acid sequence MEFWGVEVKAGEPLKVVPEESYVIHLSQATLGELKKGGDQCVIHVKVGDQKLVLANLSSDKMPQIPFDLVFDKEFELSHNLKSGSVHFCGYQTYIAKYPFNYFDSESEEDLPLNFTGNGNIVEAKPAPPKTNTVKPESSGKQKVKIEEPIKDEDDSDDSDEDDSDDDESSDEDMLGADSSDEDDEDSEEEEDTPTPKKDSKKRPNESAPKTPVSAKKAKQVTPQKTDGKKGAHTATPHPAKKGGKTPQTPNSAGGDHSCKTCSKSFNSDGALSSHNKAKHGAK; translated from the exons ATGGAGTTTTGGG GTGTTGAAGTTAAGGCTGGAGAGCCTCTTAAGGTGGTGCCAGAGGAAAGCTATGTTATCCACTTGTCACAG GCAACTCTGGGCGAGTTAAAGAAGGGAGGTGATCAGTGTGTTATCCATGTCAAGGTTGGGGACCAGAAGCTTGTTTTGGCAAATCTCTCATCTGATAAAATGCCTCAGATTCCCTTTGACTTGGTCTTTGACAAAGAGTTCGAGCTCTCTCACAACTTGAAAAGCGGGAGTGTCCACTTTTGTGGTTATCAAACTTACATTGCAAAATATCCTTTCAATT ATTTTGATAGTGAATCAGAAGAGGATCTCCCGCTGAATTTTACTGGCAATG GTAACATTGTTGAAGCAAAGCCAGCTCCACCCAAGACTAATACTGTCAAACCAGAATCTTCTGGAAAGCAGAAGGTTAAGATTGAAGAGCCAATTAAGGATGAGGATGATTCTGATGACTCAGATGAAGATGATTCTGATGATGATGAAAGTTCTGATGAG GACATGCTTGGAGCTGATAGtagtgatgaagatgatgaggaCAGTGAGGAAGAAGAGGACACCCCAACGCCTAAGAAG GACTCCAAGAAAAGGCCCAATGAATCTGCCCCGAAAACTCCTGTCTCTGCTAAGAAGGCAAAGCAAGTTACTCCACAGAAGACTG ATGGAAAGAAGGGTGCCCACACTGCAACACCACACCCTGCAAAGAAGGGCGGAAAGACTCCACAAACACCTAATTCTGCTGGCGGCGATCACTCTTGCAAAACATGCAGCAA GTCATTTAACTCTGATGGCGCTCTTTCGTCTCACAACAAGGCCAAGCACGGGGCCAAGTAG